One Thermosphaera aggregans DNA segment encodes these proteins:
- a CDS encoding 7tm Odorant receptor: protein MIISIVVFTSILFSLSIGFIIGKVRSLEYFKEAVEVYRSVQIPETPRSKGDVRRIRRYRLMVKTAKRRMLLLFLTQFSVFIGMYVLMLLTVITIASWTGVEWVEIPVAIPLLSVPLEEGGFTTHVTFISILAFALPLYFVNKKVKLSEEPSPP from the coding sequence ATGATAATTTCAATAGTGGTTTTCACAAGCATTCTCTTCTCGCTAAGCATAGGCTTCATAATCGGGAAGGTCAGGTCTCTCGAATACTTTAAGGAAGCGGTCGAGGTTTACAGGAGCGTTCAAATCCCCGAAACCCCTAGGAGCAAGGGCGATGTGAGGCGGATCAGGAGGTACAGGCTCATGGTTAAAACAGCTAAGAGGAGGATGCTCCTCCTGTTTCTAACACAGTTCTCAGTGTTCATAGGCATGTATGTCTTAATGCTGCTAACCGTTATCACTATTGCTTCATGGACGGGTGTTGAATGGGTTGAAATACCCGTGGCCATACCCCTCCTCTCAGTGCCTTTAGAGGAGGGGGGTTTCACAACCCATGTAACCTTCATCTCCATTCTCGCCTTCGCCCTACCCCTCTACTTCGTTAACAAGAAGGTTAAGCTCTCCGAGGAGCCATCTCCTCCATAA
- a CDS encoding 50S ribosomal protein L34e, whose translation MPRPMLRTRSWRRVSVRTPSGRVVVHYEKRRPGVAKCSVCGKPLNGVPSLRPSKMSKLAKTEKRPERMYGGVVCPDCLARGLREAVRAQL comes from the coding sequence ATGCCGCGCCCAATGCTCAGGACAAGGAGCTGGAGAAGGGTAAGCGTTAGAACACCGTCCGGCAGGGTAGTGGTTCACTACGAGAAGAGGAGGCCAGGCGTTGCCAAGTGCTCGGTTTGCGGGAAACCCTTGAACGGTGTCCCCTCGCTCAGGCCCTCCAAGATGTCCAAGCTTGCTAAAACCGAGAAGAGACCTGAGAGAATGTACGGCGGCGTTGTCTGCCCCGACTGCCTTGCAAGAGGGCTGAGGGAAGCGGTTAGAGCGCAGCTGTAG
- a CDS encoding right-handed parallel beta-helix repeat-containing protein produces MDREVVYLLISNKPCVNLVLNHNMIFDNWLWHVCGKSLLVKQNKYQPLKEALSMYYLVKTRLLLLLLLLIGLTALGCARITHGRTINVPGDYPEIQAAVDNAERGDIIIVSRGVYMGFTVSKSLTIIGTSPAEVVVNGRIVVEADDVHISSLKVLLENPTSGLDSAVKLFGRGIVLANIIVESGASGVQVGDASRTEGVVSLESVQISAGGAETYGTPSGVWGVCNSLTITYSTIQVSNGIGVSGCGNTDIFSSSISAGKTALKIGAGTVKSSVISSTNENAVTLTGSNAFVEENEITGKIGIDIPQTSLSSNEIRGNKITGSDIGVRLVGRYNIIHHNTISGNHAIQLHGDYNQISYNYLSGGRGVHAANGHGNTISFNLVNMTGWVGIYMSEYTSENLIFGNTFWYCYNYNAADDSGFNQWYLENETHRVGNYWYDHTGPDADSDGIVDQPYIIPSSTGKQSVDKYPLANPIIPPYASLTATTSSTTTLTTYSPTTTSTETSQTSMTEQEAPGGETITYVAISAIILLMLALILLFKKVRR; encoded by the coding sequence ATGGATAGGGAAGTTGTCTATCTCTTAATCTCAAACAAGCCCTGTGTTAACCTGGTTTTAAACCATAACATGATATTCGATAATTGGTTGTGGCATGTTTGTGGGAAAAGTTTATTAGTAAAACAAAACAAGTATCAACCATTAAAGGAGGCCTTATCAATGTACTATTTAGTGAAGACTAGGCTACTCCTACTACTCCTCCTACTAATAGGTCTCACGGCTCTCGGATGCGCAAGAATAACCCACGGTAGAACCATTAATGTACCAGGCGACTATCCCGAGATTCAAGCAGCCGTTGACAACGCTGAGAGAGGAGACATCATAATAGTCTCAAGAGGGGTGTACATGGGTTTCACAGTATCGAAGAGCTTAACGATAATTGGCACAAGCCCTGCCGAGGTAGTTGTAAATGGTAGAATAGTTGTTGAAGCAGATGACGTTCACATCTCTTCTCTAAAGGTTTTACTGGAAAACCCTACTTCAGGCCTCGACTCAGCGGTAAAGTTGTTTGGCAGGGGGATAGTTCTAGCCAACATCATCGTAGAGAGCGGTGCTAGCGGTGTTCAAGTGGGTGATGCAAGCCGCACGGAGGGGGTAGTCTCCCTGGAATCTGTTCAAATAAGCGCCGGCGGGGCTGAGACATACGGTACTCCCTCAGGCGTGTGGGGGGTGTGCAATAGTTTAACAATAACCTACTCAACAATACAGGTGTCAAACGGCATAGGCGTGTCAGGTTGCGGCAACACCGATATATTTTCAAGCAGTATCTCTGCAGGAAAGACGGCCTTGAAGATTGGAGCCGGAACGGTTAAATCATCCGTAATATCTTCCACAAACGAGAACGCAGTAACGCTCACGGGATCAAACGCGTTTGTAGAGGAGAACGAGATAACGGGGAAGATAGGGATTGATATACCTCAAACATCTTTAAGCAGCAACGAGATTAGAGGAAATAAGATAACAGGGAGTGACATAGGAGTTAGATTGGTTGGAAGATATAATATCATCCACCACAACACCATCAGCGGAAACCACGCGATCCAGCTACACGGTGACTATAATCAAATATCATACAACTACTTATCAGGCGGTAGAGGTGTTCACGCGGCTAACGGGCATGGAAACACCATATCCTTCAACCTAGTAAACATGACAGGCTGGGTTGGCATTTACATGTCAGAGTATACTTCGGAAAACCTCATATTCGGCAACACGTTTTGGTACTGCTACAACTATAACGCCGCGGATGACAGCGGGTTCAACCAGTGGTACCTGGAGAATGAGACACATAGAGTAGGGAACTACTGGTATGATCACACGGGTCCGGATGCCGACTCCGATGGAATAGTTGACCAACCTTACATCATTCCCTCTTCAACAGGTAAGCAATCAGTCGACAAGTATCCATTGGCGAACCCCATCATCCCACCATACGCATCGCTAACTGCTACCACGTCGAGCACCACCACCCTAACAACTTATTCGCCGACGACCACTAGCACGGAAACCTCTCAGACAAGTATGACGGAACAGGAGGCCCCAGGTGGTGAAACAATAACATATGTTGCAATATCCGCTATAATTCTGCTAATGCTAGCCCTGATCCTCTTGTTTAAAAAAGTGAGAAGATAG
- a CDS encoding winged helix-turn-helix domain-containing protein produces the protein MSNRTRIDIVEKILDYIAREEKALKTHILYASNLNSSNLNKYLEWMVKLGLVERFEDNRNIAYAITPKGIELLEKLKNINDVLNSKRDLLSDELVFYRDVFKKTMGSQEFTVSYRSVIGKTGLTYIHLTVGYGGVEHLLVSLNEAVVSQYLIRNLAYSLLVSDDTGMPLLIVLRNKRIQDVVERLASSNSPERRVRIIVV, from the coding sequence TTGAGTAATAGAACGCGAATCGACATAGTTGAAAAAATCCTAGACTATATAGCAAGAGAGGAGAAAGCTCTTAAAACCCATATCCTCTATGCCTCAAACCTGAACAGTAGCAATCTTAACAAGTACCTGGAGTGGATGGTAAAGCTCGGTCTTGTAGAAAGGTTTGAAGATAACAGGAACATAGCGTACGCGATCACCCCTAAAGGGATAGAACTTCTTGAAAAGTTGAAAAACATCAACGATGTATTGAACAGTAAGAGGGATTTGCTGAGCGACGAGCTCGTCTTCTACAGGGATGTTTTCAAGAAGACCATGGGCTCGCAGGAGTTCACGGTTTCCTACAGGTCGGTGATAGGTAAAACCGGGTTAACATACATCCACCTCACAGTGGGATACGGGGGTGTTGAACACCTTCTAGTATCTTTAAACGAGGCAGTTGTCTCCCAGTATTTAATTCGAAATCTCGCGTACTCACTGCTTGTCTCAGACGACACGGGCATGCCCTTATTGATTGTTTTGAGAAACAAGAGAATACAAGATGTAGTTGAAAGGCTAGCCTCATCCAATTCTCCGGAGAGAAGGGTTAGGATAATAGTGGTTTAA
- a CDS encoding 50S ribosomal protein L14e — protein sequence MPAIEIGRICVKVAGREAGRKCVVVDIVDENFVIVTGPKSLTGVRRRKTNIKHIEPTDKIVNIPKGASDEDVLKAIGTSGLTDFMTQVVKPKLSPI from the coding sequence ATGCCGGCTATTGAAATAGGCAGGATATGTGTTAAGGTTGCTGGTAGGGAGGCTGGACGTAAATGCGTGGTTGTCGACATTGTTGATGAAAACTTCGTAATCGTGACAGGCCCCAAGTCCTTAACCGGGGTTAGGAGGAGGAAGACCAATATAAAGCATATTGAGCCAACCGACAAGATCGTGAACATCCCGAAAGGCGCTAGCGACGAGGATGTTTTAAAAGCCATCGGCACCTCAGGCTTAACAGACTTTATGACACAGGTTGTTAAGCCAAAGCTCTCTCCTATTTAA
- a CDS encoding glycoside hydrolase family 13 protein, translating to MFRLLGRRMISSGRARGFLVEFSREWPENARRIYLVGNFTSWFPGFKRLAKKGGRGFTVLELFPGVYGYGFVVDNDFTNILDPENPDTILLPNVMTLEENAFKGSRLELKPPVDPRDYVVHDENDEVFLHRHLDHYVFRLRTGVKVLKSILVVNNEEYDASVVYETGFEKVFEHNVPVEKPGKAITYYFRLEAPGEEFSYGFNGVGERVQPIQVYTGDIKGFDKPAWYMGAVYYHIFVDSFYNADRSNDPPVKVPDTAPRSHGYLGGDLKGVTEKLDHVVSLGAEAIYLTPIFPAGSYHRYDVKDYLGVDPYLGSIEDFEELVRKAEEKGIKIVLDITLHHMGVCHQFFRDALTRREKSDYWDWFIFLEKPSQDFLSQAVKLIEECNYQGLRNLIFRAGYRRPFYEAFYTVWAMPRINHENPETLKYFIHVAESWIGRGVRGFRIDVAHGVMDTWMQAFYRAVKKNSKDVVIIGEVCDHPFLYRDYMDSYMNYWLRYILLGTLVKGDLSPREMVAKIGEILASHPVYQATMLYNLLGSHDTPRIIELVKKDKTLLKLLINLLNILPGSLAIYYGDEVGLEGGNDPDNRRLMKWDRREWDEEVLTTYLEAVETRRKHTAVRYGFTRTWLCNDKVLVVERWLQGDKVTGLFNLTGEEADVSDCVGKLFREASSNNHVEMKSLRGHDFVIIAHNR from the coding sequence TTGTTCAGGCTCCTAGGGCGGAGGATGATAAGTAGTGGGCGTGCCAGAGGGTTCCTAGTAGAGTTTTCCCGTGAATGGCCCGAGAACGCTAGGAGAATATACCTGGTAGGTAATTTCACAAGCTGGTTCCCAGGCTTCAAAAGGCTTGCCAAGAAAGGGGGCAGGGGTTTCACTGTTCTTGAGCTGTTTCCAGGAGTATATGGCTACGGGTTCGTCGTGGACAACGATTTCACCAACATCCTAGACCCTGAAAACCCGGATACAATCCTCCTTCCAAACGTTATGACGCTGGAGGAGAACGCTTTCAAAGGGAGTAGGCTGGAGTTGAAGCCGCCCGTGGATCCGAGGGATTACGTGGTTCACGATGAGAATGATGAAGTATTCCTGCACAGGCATCTCGACCACTATGTTTTCAGGCTTAGAACCGGTGTTAAGGTTTTGAAATCCATACTGGTCGTCAATAATGAAGAATACGATGCGTCGGTGGTTTATGAGACAGGGTTTGAGAAGGTTTTCGAACACAACGTCCCTGTGGAGAAGCCTGGGAAAGCCATCACATACTATTTCAGGCTCGAGGCCCCTGGGGAGGAGTTCTCGTATGGTTTTAACGGGGTAGGGGAGAGGGTGCAGCCTATTCAGGTTTACACAGGCGATATTAAAGGCTTCGACAAGCCAGCGTGGTACATGGGCGCAGTGTACTACCACATCTTCGTCGACAGCTTCTACAACGCCGACCGGTCAAACGATCCCCCTGTAAAAGTGCCTGACACCGCTCCTAGGAGCCACGGGTATTTAGGCGGGGATTTGAAAGGTGTTACGGAGAAGCTCGACCACGTTGTCAGCCTCGGAGCCGAGGCTATTTATCTAACCCCAATATTTCCAGCCGGTAGCTACCACAGGTATGATGTTAAAGACTACCTTGGCGTTGACCCCTACCTCGGCTCAATTGAGGATTTCGAAGAGCTTGTCAGGAAAGCCGAGGAGAAGGGCATAAAAATAGTTCTTGACATCACACTCCACCATATGGGGGTTTGCCACCAGTTTTTCCGGGACGCTCTCACCAGGCGTGAGAAATCCGACTACTGGGACTGGTTCATCTTTCTTGAAAAACCCAGCCAGGACTTCTTAAGCCAGGCTGTCAAGTTGATTGAGGAATGCAATTATCAAGGGTTAAGGAACCTAATTTTTAGAGCAGGGTATAGGAGGCCTTTCTACGAGGCCTTCTACACTGTCTGGGCAATGCCCAGGATTAACCATGAAAACCCTGAGACCCTAAAGTATTTCATCCACGTAGCCGAATCATGGATTGGGAGAGGCGTCAGAGGCTTTAGAATAGATGTTGCGCACGGTGTAATGGATACTTGGATGCAAGCCTTCTACAGGGCTGTTAAGAAGAATTCAAAGGATGTCGTCATCATCGGCGAGGTATGCGACCACCCGTTCCTTTACAGGGATTACATGGACTCCTACATGAACTACTGGCTCAGATACATCCTCCTGGGAACGCTTGTTAAGGGCGATCTCAGCCCTCGGGAAATGGTTGCGAAAATCGGGGAGATCCTAGCCTCCCACCCCGTCTACCAAGCCACCATGCTCTACAACCTCCTAGGCTCACACGACACTCCGAGAATCATTGAACTAGTGAAAAAAGATAAGACGTTGCTGAAGCTGTTGATAAACCTGTTGAACATTCTCCCGGGTTCCCTGGCAATATACTACGGGGATGAGGTAGGGCTTGAAGGGGGGAACGACCCGGACAACAGGAGGCTCATGAAGTGGGATCGTAGAGAATGGGATGAGGAGGTTCTCACCACCTATCTTGAAGCTGTTGAAACACGCAGGAAACACACAGCAGTGAGGTATGGCTTCACACGGACATGGCTCTGCAACGATAAAGTACTGGTTGTGGAGAGATGGTTGCAAGGGGATAAAGTTACCGGGTTGTTCAACCTTACAGGGGAGGAGGCAGATGTTTCAGACTGTGTAGGAAAATTGTTCAGGGAAGCTTCCAGCAATAACCATGTCGAGATGAAATCGTTAAGGGGCCACGACTTTGTCATTATCGCTCATAATAGGTAA
- a CDS encoding DUF5320 domain-containing protein encodes MDWRWIRSWKPHPGKGPWSNLPPWERPGWYFGRGWCRLWTTTPLPPVSNEDEAKYLEELRKYLTEVVLKEIDKRLEELRNREAGLK; translated from the coding sequence ATGGATTGGCGTTGGATAAGGTCTTGGAAACCACATCCTGGAAAAGGGCCGTGGAGCAATCTACCACCCTGGGAGAGACCAGGCTGGTATTTCGGAAGAGGATGGTGCAGGCTGTGGACCACTACTCCGCTTCCACCGGTAAGCAACGAGGATGAGGCAAAGTATCTGGAGGAGCTGAGGAAATACCTAACCGAAGTCGTCTTGAAGGAAATAGATAAGAGGCTTGAAGAGCTCAGGAATAGGGAGGCAGGGTTGAAATGA
- a CDS encoding class I SAM-dependent methyltransferase has product MHYFKPGKPGEKVLIPFTIHGHTFEFVSYTSLFSGKQVDEGTRLLLENIKTPAEGEVLDVGCGYGVIGIVLAKLNPRLRVYMTDVNPLAVKTAEHNAVLNRVRDRVLILQGDRYEPVKDKVFNAIYSNPPLSAGMRIVEEIVLGAANHLAPGGFAQFVLARGGDYLRRKAAETYRVVEARSKKGYILLYLEP; this is encoded by the coding sequence ATGCATTATTTCAAGCCCGGTAAACCCGGAGAGAAGGTTTTAATCCCCTTCACAATACACGGGCACACTTTCGAGTTCGTCTCATACACGAGCCTTTTCTCGGGCAAGCAGGTGGACGAGGGGACGAGGCTCCTGCTTGAAAACATCAAAACCCCTGCTGAGGGAGAGGTTTTAGATGTCGGATGCGGGTACGGCGTGATAGGTATTGTGCTAGCTAAGCTCAACCCGAGGCTCAGGGTTTACATGACAGATGTGAACCCGCTTGCCGTTAAAACAGCCGAGCACAACGCGGTGTTAAACAGGGTTAGGGACAGGGTTTTAATCCTGCAGGGAGACAGGTATGAGCCTGTAAAGGATAAGGTTTTCAACGCGATATACTCCAACCCTCCCTTGTCAGCAGGCATGAGGATTGTTGAGGAAATAGTGCTGGGAGCGGCTAACCATTTAGCGCCGGGAGGGTTCGCACAGTTTGTTCTAGCCAGAGGAGGTGACTACCTGAGGAGAAAGGCGGCGGAGACCTACAGGGTTGTTGAAGCCCGTAGTAAAAAAGGTTATATTCTCCTATACCTAGAACCATAA
- a CDS encoding DUF134 domain-containing protein, with translation MPRRCCHRWGRYRVRAQVESSLGVTDIFYLPVKPVAGFNPGECVEIYDFEIEAFSLVHYQGLTTDEASERLKLSKTTFWRILEQARFKLAKALIEHKPIRVVSSKQESGGSSP, from the coding sequence ATGCCTAGACGGTGCTGTCATCGCTGGGGACGGTATAGGGTTAGGGCGCAGGTCGAGAGTAGCCTGGGCGTCACGGATATTTTCTACCTGCCTGTGAAGCCCGTTGCCGGCTTCAACCCGGGTGAGTGCGTTGAGATCTATGATTTCGAGATCGAGGCTTTCTCACTGGTTCACTACCAGGGTTTAACCACGGACGAGGCCTCGGAGAGGTTGAAGCTGTCTAAAACAACTTTTTGGCGAATACTAGAGCAGGCAAGGTTTAAGCTGGCTAAAGCGCTCATCGAGCATAAGCCTATTAGGGTTGTTTCGTCGAAACAGGAGTCGGGAGGGTCGAGTCCGTAG
- the secY gene encoding preprotein translocase subunit SecY, with translation MGVLDVMAKIADYMPTAVKPSTKPSLYERLFWTAIALVVYLIMANTPLYGIVQAGPEQILLVQIIFASNRGTLMELGIGPIVTAGLIMQILVGAKLIDLDLTNPENRKKFTAAQKTLGVFLAGFEAAMYVLSCRYWYPTGGNPFLQCSASWTTRLIVWAQLFLASYMVIMLDEMIQKGWGLGSGVSLFILSGVATTIFWNLFSPFTLSTEAGGVEPVGFIPYVISRIQAGGGLGDILIRPGGRDLTGLMATIVIIFVLLYLDAMKIEIPVSTPKMYTVKSRIPLKLLYVANIPILFVGILYANILVFATIFRTYLGGILPAWVVELLAKYDENGRLIGGLAYYLASPNGLYSVFADPVHIIVYSVLVVILAIMFGLMWVEVSGLSPAAQAEELVNSGFEIPGMRRNPKILESMLAKYIYPLTVLSSIIVALIAVTADVFGAYGTGTGLLLAIGIVQQYYMLIAYERTLEAYPLLKRLVGE, from the coding sequence ATGGGAGTGCTCGACGTAATGGCTAAGATTGCTGATTACATGCCCACTGCTGTCAAGCCGTCTACAAAGCCCTCTCTCTACGAGAGGCTTTTCTGGACGGCAATAGCCCTGGTAGTCTACTTGATCATGGCTAACACCCCCTTGTACGGTATTGTACAGGCCGGTCCCGAGCAGATCCTCCTGGTTCAAATAATTTTCGCATCAAACCGTGGTACTTTAATGGAGCTCGGGATTGGACCTATAGTGACAGCGGGCTTGATAATGCAGATCCTAGTTGGGGCTAAGCTCATAGATCTAGATTTAACCAACCCGGAGAACCGGAAAAAGTTCACTGCTGCACAGAAAACCCTCGGAGTCTTCCTAGCAGGCTTCGAGGCAGCCATGTACGTGCTATCCTGCAGGTACTGGTACCCTACGGGCGGAAACCCCTTCCTCCAGTGCAGTGCATCCTGGACCACCCGTCTAATAGTGTGGGCACAGCTGTTCCTTGCATCATATATGGTTATCATGCTTGATGAAATGATTCAGAAAGGCTGGGGGCTGGGCTCAGGGGTTTCACTATTCATCCTGTCAGGTGTTGCCACAACAATCTTCTGGAACCTGTTCAGCCCCTTCACGCTTTCAACCGAAGCAGGCGGGGTGGAGCCCGTTGGCTTCATACCTTACGTGATATCGAGGATTCAGGCAGGGGGCGGGCTGGGGGACATATTGATCCGGCCTGGGGGGAGGGATTTAACAGGACTTATGGCAACCATTGTGATAATCTTCGTCCTACTATATCTCGACGCGATGAAGATTGAGATACCGGTTTCAACACCTAAAATGTATACTGTGAAGTCGAGGATCCCGTTGAAACTGCTCTACGTTGCAAACATCCCGATACTGTTCGTGGGCATCCTGTACGCTAACATCCTGGTGTTCGCAACCATCTTTAGAACATATCTCGGAGGGATCCTGCCGGCTTGGGTTGTCGAGTTGCTTGCAAAGTATGATGAGAACGGGAGGTTGATCGGCGGGTTAGCCTACTATTTGGCATCCCCCAACGGACTTTACAGCGTGTTCGCGGACCCTGTTCACATAATAGTCTACTCTGTCCTAGTAGTGATCCTGGCGATAATGTTCGGGTTGATGTGGGTTGAGGTTTCAGGGCTCAGCCCTGCTGCGCAGGCTGAGGAGCTTGTTAACAGCGGTTTCGAAATCCCCGGCATGAGGAGGAATCCGAAAATCCTGGAGAGCATGCTGGCGAAGTACATCTACCCGTTAACAGTGCTGTCAAGCATTATAGTAGCGTTGATAGCGGTCACGGCGGACGTGTTCGGCGCGTATGGAACCGGCACCGGTCTCCTACTAGCCATAGGCATTGTTCAACAGTACTACATGCTGATAGCTTACGAGAGAACGCTTGAGGCCTACCCGCTCCTCAAGCGGTTGGTTGGAGAGTAG
- the cmk gene encoding (d)CMP kinase, with the protein MVRIAVSGPPGSGKTTQAKKIAEHYGLKYFSAGEIFREYARSRGLSLEELSLLAVKDPRIDLEIDRRTMEVAREDNIVLDGHLSAWIVSDMMDVKILVTAPVSLRILRIAGRDNIPLEKAYRETIIRENAQRKRFMEFYGIDLDDLSIFDVVINTKIIGVDEAFQIIRTVIDKVLKGDRG; encoded by the coding sequence TTGGTTAGAATAGCGGTCAGCGGCCCCCCGGGTAGCGGGAAGACTACTCAGGCTAAGAAGATTGCGGAGCACTACGGGTTGAAATACTTCTCCGCGGGCGAGATATTCAGGGAGTACGCGAGATCCAGGGGGCTATCCCTTGAGGAGCTCAGCCTGCTGGCCGTGAAGGATCCAAGGATAGACTTGGAAATAGATAGGAGGACCATGGAGGTTGCCAGGGAGGACAACATCGTACTGGACGGGCATCTCTCAGCATGGATTGTCTCGGACATGATGGATGTTAAAATACTTGTTACCGCGCCAGTATCTCTCAGGATCCTCAGGATTGCAGGCAGGGATAACATACCCTTGGAGAAGGCTTACAGGGAGACAATTATCAGGGAGAACGCACAGAGGAAAAGGTTCATGGAGTTTTACGGCATAGACCTCGACGACCTATCCATCTTCGACGTCGTAATCAATACAAAGATAATAGGGGTTGACGAGGCCTTTCAGATCATTAGGACTGTTATAGATAAGGTTTTAAAGGGAGATCGTGGTTAA
- a CDS encoding tRNA pseudouridine synthase A encodes MSLAAKGVEFIDYITRKAGYENKWIILRDVETDPSHGKLPYERSIEEHISYGVINLDKPPGPTSHEVVAWVKKLFNIDKAGHGGTLEPARGGETPR; translated from the coding sequence ATGAGCTTAGCCGCTAAAGGCGTGGAGTTTATAGACTACATAACCAGGAAAGCCGGCTACGAGAATAAGTGGATAATCCTCAGAGATGTTGAAACAGACCCTTCACACGGGAAGCTCCCGTACGAGAGAAGCATTGAAGAACACATATCGTACGGCGTGATAAACCTGGATAAGCCTCCGGGCCCAACCAGCCACGAGGTTGTAGCATGGGTTAAGAAGCTGTTCAACATTGACAAAGCCGGTCACGGGGGTACCCTAGAGCCCGCGCGGGGCGGGGAAACCCCAAGGTGA
- a CDS encoding NifB/NifX family molybdenum-iron cluster-binding protein, producing the protein MSSESSSIQPFMVAAPVVKVGSEYYLTPHFGRAPFFAIVQVAGNDYRILEIIENPHVRHEHGRGSRVIEMLTSRGVDSVIVLGIGYGAFRLLRESGVKIYYVPVEGATGSLVPLGKAVEMFVNKQLEEALEPRELD; encoded by the coding sequence ATGAGCAGTGAGTCCTCTAGCATTCAACCATTCATGGTAGCCGCGCCAGTGGTAAAGGTTGGGAGCGAGTACTATTTAACCCCTCACTTTGGGCGGGCGCCCTTCTTCGCCATAGTTCAGGTAGCAGGGAATGATTACAGGATTCTAGAGATTATTGAGAACCCCCATGTAAGGCATGAGCATGGCAGGGGGAGCAGGGTGATAGAGATGCTGACTTCACGGGGCGTAGACTCCGTAATAGTGCTCGGAATAGGTTATGGAGCATTCCGCTTGCTAAGGGAGAGCGGTGTTAAAATATACTATGTGCCGGTGGAGGGTGCTACGGGAAGCTTGGTGCCGCTTGGCAAAGCTGTTGAAATGTTCGTGAACAAACAGTTGGAGGAAGCATTAGAGCCCAGGGAGCTTGATTAA
- a CDS encoding RNA-guided pseudouridylation complex pseudouridine synthase subunit Cbf5 produces the protein MTGVLPVGLDNSTKVIGNVVHSVKEYVMVIQFHGDVEIGKLTEALKYFTGEIYQRPPLRSSVKRVLRTRRIHEIELIDFKDRFALVKASCDPGTYMRKLAHDIGLYTGVGAHMRELRRTRTGPYREDETLVKLQDVSEALYLWRFEKDERMLRRIILPVETAVTHLPKIVINDLAVDAIAHGASLAAPGVVRLTENVSAGATVAVFTLKGELVALAKALKNAREIASMEKGIVAKTKRVLMPTGVYPRFWKTGGKG, from the coding sequence GTGACCGGTGTCTTACCGGTAGGGCTGGACAATAGCACAAAGGTTATTGGCAACGTCGTCCACTCGGTTAAGGAGTACGTGATGGTGATACAGTTCCACGGGGACGTGGAGATCGGGAAGCTTACTGAAGCATTGAAATACTTCACCGGCGAAATATATCAGAGACCGCCCCTCAGGTCAAGCGTGAAAAGAGTTTTGAGAACCAGGAGGATTCACGAGATAGAGCTCATCGACTTCAAGGACAGGTTCGCTCTCGTCAAGGCTTCATGCGATCCTGGAACATACATGAGAAAGCTCGCGCACGATATTGGGTTATACACCGGGGTAGGGGCTCACATGAGGGAGTTGAGGAGGACGAGGACAGGCCCCTACAGGGAGGATGAAACACTTGTAAAACTCCAGGATGTCAGCGAGGCACTGTACCTCTGGAGGTTTGAAAAAGATGAGAGGATGCTTAGAAGAATAATCCTGCCAGTTGAGACAGCGGTGACACACCTTCCTAAGATAGTGATCAATGACTTAGCTGTTGACGCGATCGCTCACGGAGCAAGCCTAGCAGCCCCCGGCGTGGTAAGGCTTACCGAGAACGTTTCAGCAGGGGCTACCGTGGCTGTTTTCACGCTTAAGGGAGAACTGGTCGCCCTGGCCAAGGCGTTGAAGAATGCTCGCGAAATAGCTTCGATGGAGAAAGGCATAGTTGCAAAGACGAAGAGGGTTTTAATGCCTACTGGCGTGTACCCCAGGTTCTGGAAGACCGGTGGAAAGGGCTAG